The sequence below is a genomic window from Plodia interpunctella isolate USDA-ARS_2022_Savannah chromosome 5, ilPloInte3.2, whole genome shotgun sequence.
aaacattgtaatttatttaatttatattttgtaatgtttaataaaactaatgtaTTCGTACAAAACTTATGTctagaataatatttacaaccTATTTACACAgtttaggtacttacatacaaagttattgatatatacaaacatataaacaaacaaacacacattgaAAGTATGACATTTGATCTATTTGAgtggatattttttaagaaacgTTACAAATTATGCACcgtcttgaaaattttaagacACCTAAGTTTTTTACCTCATAGTTCGTGGATTGATTTTTTACAgacaagttaattaaaatatattgagcaATTCTTTACGCACAATGTAGACAATCACACAACacgtacataaatattacacacAAATTGATATGAAATTGAGATGATACTCAATTTTTTGTCTTCATTctgtaaaactaaaataattattgaaatggTACGTATAAGAagagataaaaattatttgaaacgttttattatatcaataaaatgcaATCACAAGTATTCTATTCCATTTTGGTCATGGtctattaaaaatcaataaatctataaagtgattttaaactttcgcttACTCAATTATTCCAATATATACGCAAAAAAtaatcacacacacacacactcacACACATCTATtctatataggtaaatatgattataatttaaaactggGATCCATTTAACTGACCCATCATGtcttataattaaactaaaaaatataagtcatatgaattcataaattagtttaatacTCCCAAATTCTagcaaatacatttttagtgTCGGTAAAGACATTTATTCCTAAAATGTTTAGGCTCAAACCCACTGTCGATAACGTCAACAAGAGTATCTATAAACACGTCTAATGAAATCTACACTTCTTTATTTTGCTCAAATTGATTCTACCCTTAATTTAATGTGAATTTTCAATTACGCAATTATTGGACCAGTATTGGTTCTTTACTTAATACAATAGAGTTACATACACAAGCAAAATTTCCCAAACTTCCCAATTGTAAATCAAGTTTCGCCTTCTTCTTCACTCGAGATCCTTTGGCTTGTCAGGTAATCGTTGTGCTATATTACACTCACATAAACAGATAAATGGAAACGTAATTGTTCTCATATACAACACAATATCACAAAAATGAACTCAGTATACTTAATCCCCGTTAAATTATATCGGTATTATACCAcagttgtatataaaaaaaagaaacgaatATTTCAAAGTTTCCATTTATCTCTGTCACATTGAATCCATATCTAAAAACGACGGCAGAAACACcgacttaaaataaatctttgtaCATTGGTCCGAGCACGCAACCCTGTAGCACTCCACTATCACACTCTATGTGGTTTCCGTTGTGGCGCGATGATCTTCAGCATCGTGACCATGGGGGCTTCGAACGCCACGGAAATGATGAAAGCGAGGACGTAAGATATCACTGTTAGTCCCAGGAACAGGACGAACTGTGGGAAAATTTGGTTTATTTAATCGGATGACTTATAAAATTCACAcgtcaataaatttatcaacttGGTCTTTGCAATCAAACGTTTATAGAAAATCactataagtatgtatttatgttatttttgtcaaatatgtaacaattaaaaaaataattttaatattttaattttaatgtggaattaaaaaaatacttattttgttttataccacCATAatctgtgccgaccccacatgagtggggaAAAGGTCAAGCAGAAGATGTAGAATGTTAAAAAATCTCCATGAAATCAAGCAATCAAGTATTGGAATCTAGTAAAGAGGAGGCAATTGTTGTTGACTCTCtcaagtaaaaataacaaaaaaataatacaaaaagtgAGTCAAAATCTTTGAAGTAAATACGggattttcaaattttgtttctgCTGAAGAAGTCATGGTGGAAATCTTACCACAAGAAGTTCGCCCAAATGAATGGGGTGTGTGAGGTGCATAGCGACGTATCGCAACACCACCGGATGTACCAGGTACGCGCAGTATGTCACCCGCGAGAACGGGTATAGGATAGGGGCTGAGAGCAGCGGTCGGATCCAACctgtgaaaattattaatgtgtaaattatcagctaatttaaaaaacaataaaaaaaacgtacttaaattaaacaaatgttaatataaatatcataaatatcaataacaaaacataGGTACTAGAACCAATTCAAAAGGAGATGTCTCCAGCTCCAGAGAAGACAAGATGATTTACTAAAATAAGATCGAAGATATTGATGAACATATAAGGgatgtaaaatattgaagtagCACATATGATCTTGAAAGGGGTAAGGCattaaattaagtaacaaGTATAGAATTGACGTCTAGATGTGTCAATTTTTGTTCCTGAATCTTCTATCACTTGAAACATAACATACCTCCGTAGCCAGTGGAGCAAGCTATGATAATCCAGCCGATGCACGCGGCCCACAGCGAGTGTGACAGCGCGCTGTACACGGCTGCAGCCGCTGGAGATAGCTCAGTCTGGTACAGGCCGAAGATCAGGAAGAGTAATGTTGCTGTGCACACGCTCCAGCCAACCCATGCCCACACCTGTGATTAGATTAATGATAGAATTATGTTACTTTCATGAGCAGAattagggactaaataaattaatcgacatGATAAcgtggatctcacaactttttatgGTAGAAAAACTgtgctgcgagacttgggttttttacagcatgtttttgatcgCATTTTGTTTATAAGATCATACAGGTTGGGTAAATATAACGGGGagttattcatattcataacaACAACTTACATTGTATTCGAATATACTTAATGAAGTCTTATAAGCCCTAAAATACAGCCTAACAGTAACAATGATGAATGTTCCTAGTACAAACAGTTTTAAAAccacaataatttatagacaCGATATAATATAGACATCAACTTAAGCTGCTagtgtaataatagtatatagtaatACAATAACCGAGCGTTCGTTCAGACCTGACAGGCTGATTTAATCGTTGGTTGATTTAAGTGAAACCtacttattaacaattttcaaaCATACGAGTGAAAAAAGTCCCACCACAATTTTAAATCGAATTTCTAAAGCAAAACATACCTTCTTCATTCTGATATTTAAATTGGTCTTGAATAAGATCCATCCAGTGACCATGCCAACCAAGTACGGCCCCAATCTGGTCCAGGGTTTGTCGTAAATCTTGTCAAACTGAGTGAATGGGTCCTCGCTGTTTGGAATGTGGTCGTTGCTCCAGGACACGTAGCCGGTGGTGAAGAGAGATGAGAGGAAGAATACGCCGGTCAGGGACACTGAGAGTTTGAAGTGGCTGGAAGATTAAAAGTTTGATTGATTCAGTCGGCATATGTGGATGatcttattatgttttcaaagACATTTTAGTTCTAAGTATGGGTTTCATTTTTTCAGAACGGGGTCTAATGTAATTAGCGTTAATGAATAGttagaatagttattttttcagaacgaattatttgaatgtagttattattatgaatattttatcgttatcaaatattattattttacctgGTAGCCAAAATCAGAAGAATAGCGCTAACAGCGTAAAACTGTGTATCGTCTGACAGGTACCAACTCCATAGCATGCactgaaacaataaataaataaaaataatattcaggTCCACAATATATGGAATGAAAATGGGGAAGTAGAATTGTGAATAGTTACCATCTGATCGACGGGGAAAAGTGTGTTGATGTACAGCAGGTTGCGCCACCAGTACTGCGGGCAGGTCTCGTGGTCGGCGGCGGGCGGCTCGAACACCGCGTTCTGAGAGAACCACTTCATCGTCACCTCCACCACGCCCAGCATGAACAAGTACGGCGCTGTCAGTCTGGAAGTGAAggtttattagtaaaatatttcaataagtaAATTACTTTATGTATGACAAAAAGGTCGCACGATCTAGATGTGACGGATTATAATTGCAGATGTTGCGCAACAGACAAGGATGGTAAAATAAAGGGGAAGCTGCTGAGCAAAGGCCAGGCCCTATAATGGTGgcctataataaatacatgtatagtaTGAAAGTATAGTAGTGAAGCTGCATTAGGAGATGAAGgcacaaataaagaaatggaAAAAGATGTACCTGGCAAAGCGATAGGCGATGAGTCCGACAAACTGCAGAATGCCGGCGGTAAGTTTCCTGCGGCCTTTTGTGATGAGGTCCAGCTTGCCCTTCGCGTTCGTTCGGAAGTACAGGAACGTCACCAACATACCGCTGCAATTATTCAAGATATAAGTACAAAACGGTTAATACATTTGATTCTAGGTTTATCACAACGAGGTGAATTATAATGGTTGATTTGTAATggcaacataaaattaaaaaatctgtaagtataaaagaaaataatttaatcaggTTACAATTTTGGCGTTGGCTGGCTTTTTCTACTTACCCAAGGCAGAAGAAGGTGTCAACACTGTAGACGGCGCTTAAAATGAGCTGGAAGAGGAAGCTCTTCTCCAGGATAGCTCGCAGAGCGGTGTTGTCAGCGTActgtaacattattataataggaaTTACATTCAAAATGATTGCATTGTTTATTATCAAatcatgttaaaaaaaagtgtgtTTATCAaaacttgacgacctcggtggcgcagtggtaaagtgcttgcctttgaaccgagaggtcccaggttcgatccccggtcgggtcatgatggaaaatgatctttttctgatcggcccgggtcttggatgtttatctaaaatatagtatcgttgagttagtatcccataacacaagtctcgaacttactttggggctagctcgatctgtgtgatttgtcctaatatatttatttattattatttattatttattgatttatcaaTCTGATGAATATTCTAGATTCTGTTTTAGTGCAACTATTGGCATTTTTGTGCTGAATTAGTTGTCCCAGATCGGTATCTGGGACAACTAATTCAGCACTCTGACGGTTCAGAGCCACATGGTGGTGGAGCTGCAAGCTGGGATGGTGGTATGCTCTTGTTTTGGAGACTCATTTTATGTCACTGAACTAAGTAAAACATTAGAGTGCTGACCTTGAAAACCACAATGCAGGTGTGTCCGAAGATAACCCAGACCATTGACAATGATCGCAGACCGTGAACTACGGGGACCGTGTCCGCGCCAACCGACTGGTCGAAGATCTGGAGAATGTTCGCCTTCATGGAGAAGGACAGCAGCAGGTCCGACCAGATGCCTGGAAAGGGAATGAAATCAGTATGATACGAAGTGGATACGAAGACGTCGAATCGTCTCGAGATTGTGTTGATATAGAATATGACAGCGAAAAACAAAGAACCTAGATACCGGTCGTTATGCGTTTTTCAGATAACACAATAAAACGTAGCGGGCCTTCCTCACAGCGTTGTCTAAAACGTCCGTCCGTccgcaaataaattattaataccaCGCAATGCCTTCTGTGATATTGTCATGACGACAGGAGTGAGTTTGGCGTTGTGAGAAATGGATCGTTGAGTTTGAGTTACCCACAACGTGTTGTTGTTGTTCAGTTATAACGTTGTGAAAACCATTTATGCTATAAAACGCCCACTCCTAAAACGAAGAGCAGGATTCGTTCCAGCACTGAGTTGGTACCGTAATTGATATCACAATATTGAAAACAGTCAAAGTCAAAAACATTAATTGAGCGCTGGCAACGCGCACGGCAcgcctggtgttgcaggcgacCATGGGCCGCGGTGACTTCCCACCAGTTGGGACGTGTGCCTGTTAGCTTAGTCAGTAGTAAATCCAAATAAACGTGTTGGAATGCAATTGTAATCTCACTCAGTTTGAGCTCTTCCGTGGTGGAGGCAGTCTCGGCAGTTAATCTCTCCTCCGATGTGTTGCTGGCCACAGCTATGTTGTTGTTAACGTTGTAAATCGATTTGCCTGcaacaacatttaaataatagtcaCAATTAATTATCTATCCTTCTATTCCATATTATTCTGTCTCAATTTTACATGAGAtcagagaaaaaataatttaaagtcatTAAGTAAATTGCCTTTAAGCTGGTTATCCAAAATTAACGTCCTCAACTTTCTTGTCTCTATTAGACATGCGCATCGTGCTATCGTATCGTATAGTTTCCACTGGATTCAGTTtaacagatcctacatacgtATAAAGTCGGGATTGggatgaaattatttattggtaaaaaaactcattttgtTATTCGTGTTCCACGAAGTAAGGGTCGTCCCACGAATGCTTTGATGAGTGCTTCGGTTCCAACcaagtttttacaaataaatatttttcgacGTAAAATTTCTTGTCTTCAAAGATATCTAGTTGCAATAAACGCGCGTCAAAATATCATGTTTGAGCAGTGAACCGTCGAGGAGTTCTCATTAGGAGTCGATTCTGATTGCATCGTTACGTTAAGCATATCACAATGTGCATGGTcgtggaaactgaagcgacgtagAAAAtgtcaactctgtaggacaagtGGAAGTAGTGAAATTTAATTGGCAAGATTTGTTTAAAGACAGAGAACGTCAAACCGATATAGAACAGGTGAAACTAGACAGTCTAATGTCATACTATCTCGTGAAAACTCACCATTGGACACAGTGATATCGTCATTGAGGTCTAACTTGAGGTCGTTCCTGGCGTTGTCGCCGGTCAGATTGGCCGCCCTGCGTCTGCGCCGGCGCACGTCCCGCGCTAGCTTCATGTCGTATGCGGTCGCTGTAACGAGCAGGATGCTGACAGCAATGCATACACCGctgaaaaaattgaaattataaattcaggTATGTTCGTTCCATTTTGTCCACTTTGGTAACCAATCTTACCTGAACTAGTTGTGAGAAAAGTTTCTGAGAAATTTAAGTGGAATTGGGCAGGATATGTGAAAGATGTGCTAAAGAAATAACATCTCGAGTCCCGATCGATTGATTGCAAGAGATCGAATGGTATCCGAGGCTGAGATGGTCACTATAGGTATAAATCGAGTTGATAGTgatcattttattgttttttaatctaCCACAAAcgaatctttataataaacagtGAAAGATTTATTTGCAAGTAATGAGGCAATCTTGCAAGCTTTATTTGTACTTatcttttacataaaaacagtaaacattttgtaaacgCGCGAAtataacacaatttatttttcaacagaATATTCCACAATGGAACAAAACTAACTTAGTTAGCAATCGgcatttcaaaatgttttggtAACACCGTTTGTGTAAtccatacacacacacacacacgtgCTTGAGTCATttatagaaattgtatgacaCAGGCGCTGGCGCTGATTGcaataacatacaaacattcatGTTTGGCATTCTTGTACACCGTCATAGTTATCTAACGGCATTGGATAAATTGCTATGAATTGTTCATTTGTGTAAATCATAACAGCGTCGTTAGATATGCAGCATTGTCTCAGTCAAATCTTCTCACCAAACAAAACATGGCATAATTTATAATctgttagacaaatttaaaaaaccccgactttccgatattcatttcgctacaacttttgaacggctgatgCGATTTTCacgaaacatggctaagaatactcgggataaaattatctatgacacggaaaaaaaaactaaacgaaaatcggttcatccgtttgggagctacgatgcaaCAGAttgacacgttaaacttataacacccctctttttgcgtcgggggttaaaaacggTGTGGTGCGACAAAGTTTACGTCACAAAGATAGATATCTGTTtcctttgaaaatattataagtatttttagtgATTTGTCATTTAGTGCGTGGAATTGGGATGAgatctttcaccattaggtTCAAGTAACGTTTAGCTTGAATAGTTCGATTTATAAGAATTGTAGATTCAATAAAAGCTATGCAGTATCTGTGCGTctttacatgttataaaacaaagggcattgccacgtctgtctgtttgtctgataaactcaaaaactgatgcatggattttgatgcggttttcaccaatagttagtgtgattcctgagggaggtgtataatttattatatttttacacgtgcgaaaccgggacgggccgctagtaacaaatataattaatttacgcCATAAATACGCACATCTCGTAAATTTAGCTtgttttgtcaattttcaataattatatatttaaatgaagacattaatttgaatgtggtctatttgttttcttcagtcatgtcacaaaataaaaaataccgctTCTTTAATTACCACCTGGCGTTTCAATAAGCAATGGTAAAGAATTAAATAGGCTTACAGTAACACCCTGAAGGTCGGGTCTCCCATGTACGTATAGGTTCCTTGCAGCGGGGAGCGCACGGTGACGACGGACTGCCTGAGGATGGGTGACCGCGCCGCGTTCACGAGGGACATCACCGCGTGGCTGTCGCAGCTCGATGGCAGGCATACTCCCAGGTGCAAGGTGCGACGCTGTGGTGAACAGagaagtaatttattaaggcTATGATCCACAGGCGATCAAGAGCGCGATTTAGCAATAtccatattcaaattcaaattcaaatcatttattcaaaaattagaccttcacaggcactttttctcgtcaatttttatatttatagttatttctcacaagctacaaactactggcatttcggaacgaccactgctgagaagaaatgccgaaagaaactcatgtgaacagtgttggtccccaTTTTTTTAAGGACTAGATgttacccggggcttcgctccagtgggaattttgagataaaatataagtagtatattaatcttggataatgtacctttctaatagtgaaataatttttgaaatcggttcggtagtttcggagattactcgcctcaaacatacgaactcacaaacgctcactttataataattggtaGTATAGATGATGATTTTAAAGCAAGACTAATAAACATATTCATCAAAAAACAATCAACCGAATTGAAGAAGAATTTACCCTCCGAAAATTACCTTTACTTGAAgagaatatttataataatataatattattaggacaaatcacacagactgagctagctccaaagtaagttcgagacttgtgttatgggatactaactcaacgatactatattttataacaaatacatacatagataaacatccaagacccgggccaatcagaaaaatatcattttcatgacccgaccggggatcgaacccgggacctctaggttcagaagcaagcactttaccactgcgccaccgaggtcgtcggtCACAGAAGTGTACATATGAAgtgtaacatatttatatattctacaCTTCTGTGTTTGGGCAGGATGTGAAATCACCATGTGACTAAACTTCACCTGATAGAACCTGCCTAGTAGATTCATAGCAAATTGGCTGTGACAGACGGTCGGACAGACACACACAGGGATCCTATACGGGGTTCaggtttttcattttttttttttgtacggaacccATGCTGCCCTGAACAGTAGTAATACGTACAGTTTTAACGATTTCCTTGACGTCGGTCTGCACGCTGAGCCGGACTGTGTAGAAGGCCGTGAGGAAGGGCGGACTGGAGCCCGACATCGACACGTCCTGCCGCCACTCGCTGAAGATCTGCGAGCCGCTGCTCTCTGAGAACAAACTctgtttcaatatttatcgAAGGGATTCGGCGCCGGTGATTTCCAACGTAGAATTCCCTTTATGTGAATGCGATTGTTGCCTCGCCTACCACCTGCGAAGGTTGTGTATCTCTTAGGCTGTATATCGATaaccacgggaggatatgtgGTGGACTTATTTTAGGTCGGGGACCACACGTCGTAAATCTAGTTATACAGGTGCGTTCTGGGATCAGTCTGTGGATCCGTAGCCTAGtttcgggatgaaatgtatcccATGTGCTATTCGACATTATATTCCACacgtgtaacaaatttaatcaaaattggtACAGTAGTTTTTCCGTGATTGTGTCACAAAAATCCTCACCACCTTACACTATCGCGTGTAAACTTGCAACGAACGAACTAAAGACATCAACGCGCGCGCATTCCATACATCACTGATAATATCATTGTGGAATTCTGTTTGCTATAAGACCTTATTGAGGTTAATAGTAAGGCAATTGTTATGGCTACTTACtggtctaaattaataatggtTGTATTCAACaagaagtttgttgcgccgcttcttcttcgcttgcgctttggaagccggcagtagacttagtttaagtaatttttttgacgtcaataagtgatgttatatcatcctaaattgaataaagaattttgaatttgaatttgaatttgaacatatcacacatgctttttaacaaattttgaaacgaatattgagatgaaaaaatctggaataaaACGTGTGTTCGATCATCACTCGATTCCAGATTATTATGTTCACAATTAATCATCATAT
It includes:
- the LOC128670372 gene encoding uncharacterized protein LOC128670372; the protein is MARFVFVILCVVVFGYCAELPSSAGKDSAREEKLRSALIDAFQNIKKASAKGGIDDESPLTADLIGSLILPNRSRNERTTEDAFSVLSDDEGLSFAEVIDNEPDKKDSSTEASHNVQHIVKTTKSPERTTRPNKDIFNKLSDSIRDTLNESKLVLRKENSNSSNLLGIENMLRVFDAEILVHQWNDLQKVIDGDCRADMQKYVEGLQERNLWALKMEDASGRYTSMFYWGNNYWTGSAELCRILNEQHAPPSHNKSSGSQIFSEWRQDVSMSGSSPPFLTAFYTVRLSVQTDVKEIVKTRRTLHLGVCLPSSCDSHAVMSLVNAARSPILRQSVVTVRSPLQGTYTYMGDPTFRVLLGVCIAVSILLVTATAYDMKLARDVRRRRRRAANLTGDNARNDLKLDLNDDITVSNGKSIYNVNNNIAVASNTSEERLTAETASTTEELKLSIWSDLLLSFSMKANILQIFDQSVGADTVPVVHGLRSLSMVWVIFGHTCIVVFKYADNTALRAILEKSFLFQLILSAVYSVDTFFCLGGMLVTFLYFRTNAKGKLDLITKGRRKLTAGILQFVGLIAYRFARLTAPYLFMLGVVEVTMKWFSQNAVFEPPAADHETCPQYWWRNLLYINTLFPVDQMCMLWSWYLSDDTQFYAVSAILLILATSHFKLSVSLTGVFFLSSLFTTGYVSWSNDHIPNSEDPFTQFDKIYDKPWTRLGPYLVGMVTGWILFKTNLNIRMKKVWAWVGWSVCTATLLFLIFGLYQTELSPAAAAVYSALSHSLWAACIGWIIIACSTGYGGWIRPLLSAPILYPFSRVTYCAYLVHPVVLRYVAMHLTHPIHLGELLVFVLFLGLTVISYVLAFIISVAFEAPMVTMLKIIAPQRKPHRV